The sequence ACTATCGAGATACACCTTATGTTCGACAGTGCTAATACTCATTTGGAACTCAAATAGCCAATTCTCGTATTATGTACATAGTGTCATTGGATAGTGTGTGTCTATGCTACTAGCTTTCATAGCCATTCGTGATTACTATTTGGACTCGTTACACGCGGAAAATCTGTACGTGTTTTCAGAAACTgtttaaacacaaaaattaattggatcttttttatttcctagaATTTCACGTACCATATGGCCAATCGTCGTCAATTTGTAGGGATATAAAAGCGCATCGGTAACACAAGCAAAATCATCGGCTACATCTCGTCGCTTCTCATCAGAATTCCAAAATGCGTTCGCAGTCAGCTTGTGGGTAAGTCTGCTAATTCCTTCTTGCTTCGAAATAATTGaattgctttttaaaaaattgcatctaaaagagagaaattaaCGCTTCAGTGTAAATGTATTCCATTCAGATTTTTAGTCTTGGTTGTTCTCGGTTGCGTGCTACCAACAATCTTTGCCGCTACGTCGAATATTGCATACGGTCACCAAGAAAACGAACTGGCAGTTAACGATAGAAACGATTTGACTGACGTCGATGAAAACGCGTTGATAGCGTTTATAATTAAGGTGtgttgaaatttcatttgtctTTTCAATTTATTCGTCGAATTATTTGAATTCATTAATGGTTACTACGATTAATATTCCATAATTTCGTTCATTTGAGCAGAAATTTGGATGCGCCGCGGTCAGAGCTGCTGCTACAGCGTGTAAGTTGATACGCAACGCTGAAATCAATGATGAAGGTAACACTTTAGTTATGCTGGCTGACAGCATCttaattatcttttttctcaTTATTTATTGTAAAAGTTCTGCTCGAGAGATCTGGTGACGAATCTATGGACCAAATTGACATGAATGCCGTGGATTTAGCTAAGGTAGGATAAACAAACATGTTCTTCATTGCAAAAACTATAGCTGATACGGCATTTCATTTCAGAAATACGGTTGTAGGATAGTAAAACTCTTGGCGAAGGCTTGCAAGATAATCTAGTAAATAAGTGGCTACGATTTCAGGATGGGTACTTTATTGATCGATAATCGTTTGTGTTCTGGTGGAGAGGcaataaaaagggaatttgCATATCAATGTCGATGTTATATGTTTCCAGTTCATCAAAGTGGTGTTGATGTGCGTCAACAAAGATTTTTCTAAAATCCGTTGTCCAGTTTACATTATTTGCAGGATTGGTGAAACTGCCGAAGGTCCTTGAAATCATTCTAGTAAGTATTACGTCATCGAATTCTAGGAAAGCATATGCAGTAGCCACTCTTAACGCTGATCATCAGTGTCATCTGGTAATATCTAAATGTTTCTTGGAATCTCATTAATTCAAGGATTAATAAGCAGATTCACCTTAGGGACTACCATCATTATCACGACCGGACTTCCTAGCAAACCCATTAATGGGATGGGGATACTAAGGGATGCTAAGTTTGATTTAAATACTACGTCATTTTTCAGAATGTATCACACTCTTCTTCCagccaacaacaaagaaacaatGGGTCAAAAGCAGTCTTCTTCTCTAACTGACATCGAAATCGACATGATGAATAGAACTGATTTATCCTCCCATTTCACCAGCACCATGAGGTAActaacaattttgtttttattattgtgAATGTCAAGTAAtttaacaaatttcatttttagcaGTTCCTATCAGCCGGATGAATGTTTTCATTGCGGGGCCAGATTGGAAGACAATATCTTATTTGATTCGA comes from Daphnia carinata strain CSIRO-1 chromosome 2, CSIRO_AGI_Dcar_HiC_V3, whole genome shotgun sequence and encodes:
- the LOC130685969 gene encoding uncharacterized protein LOC130685969; translated protein: MRSQSACGFLVLVVLGCVLPTIFAATSNIAYGHQENELAVNDRNDLTDVDENALIAFIIKKFGCAAVRAAATACKLIRNAEINDEVLLERSGDESMDQIDMNAVDLAKKYGCRIVKLLAKACKII